In Cotesia glomerata isolate CgM1 linkage group LG3, MPM_Cglom_v2.3, whole genome shotgun sequence, one genomic interval encodes:
- the LOC123261342 gene encoding uncharacterized protein LOC123261342, translating to MVLIPYEDIDKLKSGAKNFEQVLTALSTQYLPTSQTPGDPLSRLDAELSKTLNESSSNISDNNKLKQYSELLRRYLFFKNKPHEGNSTVEKIENSEVIPETADFSGINRDSEISNISINNSNAEQNKSYKVSDIVNGVPKTYQTAAENILRHIESVDNGERLKWDNKGSVTLDDRKIPGANIVDLINDAVCHRKTVKATDDVWEADLVEIKSLKTYNDGVSFILVVIDVLSKYVWVESLLDKSAKSVLQGFKNIFDRNKGRTPITLQKDKGKEFVAGTVQDFLKSKDIIFRTARNPDVKCAVVERVNRTLKERMWRYFTHKKTYRFIDILQQLVKAYNNTKHSSIKMQPSAETIYNAKTAWDNIRNQFKPIKPRRKPLKYKMNDYVRISKYKSVFEKGYEAGYTEEIFQVTKSKLRQNIPIYEIKDLIGEDIDGFFYEQELSCANKDLEKEKFIIEKIIKTKGKGKNKQYFVKWQGYPDKFNSWVLASTISE from the exons ATGGTACTTATTCCGTATGAGGATATTGATAAATTGAAATCTggagcaaaaaattttgaacaagtGTTAACTGCTCTCTCCACACAATATCTGCCTACATCTCAAACTCCGGGGGATCCACTTTCTCGTCTTGATGCCGAATTGTCTAAGACTTTAAATGAAAGTTCGTCAAATATTAGcgataacaataaattaaaacaatattcCGAACTATTGAGACGATATTTGTTTTTCAAGAACAAACCCCATGAGGGTAATTCtactgttgaaaaaattgaaaatagtgAAGTTATTCCTGAAACTGCTGATTTTTCTGGCATTAATAGAGATTCAGAAATTAGTAATATATcgataaataatagtaatgctGAACAAAATAAATCGTATAAAGTTTCTGACATAGTAAATGGTGTTCCAAAAACATACCAAACAGCAGCGGAAAATATTCTGCGTCATATTGAGTCTGTAGACAATGGTGAACGGTTAAAGTGGGATAATAAAGGAAGTGTTACTTTGGATGACCGTAAAATACCAGGTGCTAATATAGTTGACCTCATAAATGATGCTGTATGTCATAGAAAAACTGTAAAGGCTACag ATGATGTATGGGAGGCTGATCTTGTagaaataaaatctttaaaaacttataatgATGGTGTTTCATTTATCCTAGTTGTAATAGATGTCCTAAGTAAATACGTATGGGTTGAATCCTTATTAGATAAGTCAGCAAAATCAGTTTTACAAggttttaagaatatttttgacCGTAATAAAGGGCGTACACCAATAACTCTGCAAAAAGACAAAGGAAAAGAATTTGTAGCCGGTACAGTCcaggattttttaaaatcaaaagatataatttttcgaacaGCGCGAAATCCAGATGTTAAATGTGCAGTGGTAGAAAGAGTAAATCGAACATTAAAAGAACGCATGTGGCGATATTTTACTCACAAAAAAACATATCgttttatagatattttacAACAATTAGTTAAAGCGTATAATAATACAAAGCATAGTTCAATTAAAATGCAACCATCAGCCGAGACTATATATAATGCTAAAACGGCATGGGATAATATTAGAAATCAGTTTAAACCAATAAAACCACGCCGAAAACCCCTTAAATATAAGATGAATGACTACGTACGCATTAGTAAATATAAGTCTGTCTTTGAGAAAGGATATGAGGCTGGATATactgaagaaatttttcaagttacaAAATCAAAGCTTCGACAAAATATCcctatttatgaaataaaagatttaattGGTGAAGACATTGATGGCTTTTTTTATGAACAAGAGTTATCGTGTGCGAATAAGGATCTTGAAAaagagaaatttataatagaaaaGATAATTAAGACAAAAGGAAAAGgaaaaaacaaacaatattTTGTCAAGTGGCAAGGATAtccagataaatttaattcttggGTTCTTGCATCAACAATATCAGAATGA